From Bifidobacterium longum subsp. longum JCM 1217, one genomic window encodes:
- the cysS gene encoding cysteine--tRNA ligase, translating into MGNSQEPQDFNISVMPSSLTPVHVAKAAEGLNLYDTASHQVSHFVPLKPGEVGIYVCGATVQSSPHIGHIRAAVAFDIVRRWFLKLGYKVTFVRNVTDIDDKILVKAAAAGQRWWARAYYYEREFTEAYNTLGVLPPTVEPRATGHMSDMIDLIQRILDNGHGYVVTDADGKPTGNVYFDVASWPHYGELTHQKQTSEVDEAAAVADRMGPSVDATGADKYNPVDPADASPDKHDPRDFALWKAPKDTDPEDARWSTPFGVGRPGWHIECSAMSHRYLGDGFDIHGGGLDLRFPHHENEMAQTRAAGYPSAARWMHSAWVTAKGEKMSKSLGTGLSVPSVLAEHSAWVVRYALGSVQYRSMLEWSDQALVEAQAAYDRVSNFIERAGVALGGQPSREEVTAVSADDLPADFVAAMNDDVNVSGATAAIFTAIRSGNTLLSQLADRADSETAKAEVREALLAVRAMLDTLGLDPLAEPWVSAGAAGGAADGTAESPEHAALEALIAEQLNARAEARKAKDFAKADQIRDALTEAGIAIEDGPQGSTWSLK; encoded by the coding sequence ATGGGAAACAGCCAAGAACCGCAGGATTTCAACATTTCCGTCATGCCTTCAAGCCTGACGCCGGTGCATGTTGCCAAGGCCGCAGAAGGCCTGAATCTGTATGACACCGCCTCGCACCAGGTCAGCCATTTCGTGCCGCTCAAGCCGGGCGAAGTCGGCATTTATGTGTGTGGCGCGACTGTGCAATCGTCACCGCATATTGGCCATATCCGTGCCGCCGTGGCGTTCGACATCGTGCGCCGCTGGTTTTTGAAGCTCGGCTACAAAGTCACTTTTGTGCGTAATGTGACCGATATCGACGACAAGATTCTCGTTAAGGCCGCGGCCGCAGGCCAGCGTTGGTGGGCCCGCGCCTATTACTACGAGCGCGAATTCACCGAGGCATACAACACGCTCGGCGTACTGCCGCCCACTGTGGAACCTCGCGCCACCGGCCACATGTCGGACATGATCGACCTGATTCAGCGCATTCTCGACAACGGTCACGGCTATGTGGTCACGGATGCGGACGGCAAGCCCACCGGCAACGTGTACTTCGATGTGGCATCCTGGCCGCATTACGGCGAACTCACTCACCAGAAGCAGACCTCCGAAGTCGATGAGGCCGCCGCCGTGGCCGACCGCATGGGCCCGTCCGTGGACGCCACCGGTGCCGACAAGTACAATCCGGTCGACCCGGCCGATGCCTCCCCCGACAAGCATGATCCGCGTGATTTCGCCCTGTGGAAGGCTCCGAAGGACACCGATCCCGAGGACGCCCGTTGGTCGACGCCGTTTGGCGTGGGCCGCCCTGGCTGGCACATCGAATGCTCCGCCATGTCCCACCGTTACCTGGGCGATGGCTTCGACATTCACGGCGGCGGCTTGGATCTGCGCTTCCCCCACCACGAAAACGAAATGGCTCAGACCCGTGCGGCCGGCTACCCCTCCGCTGCGCGCTGGATGCATTCGGCATGGGTGACCGCCAAGGGCGAGAAGATGTCGAAGTCGCTGGGCACCGGCCTGTCCGTGCCGAGCGTGTTGGCTGAGCATTCCGCTTGGGTGGTGCGTTACGCCCTGGGCTCCGTGCAGTACCGGTCGATGCTCGAATGGTCCGATCAGGCGCTGGTCGAGGCGCAGGCCGCATACGACCGCGTCTCGAACTTCATCGAGCGTGCCGGTGTGGCGCTGGGTGGACAGCCTTCTCGCGAGGAAGTCACTGCCGTCTCCGCCGACGATTTGCCCGCCGATTTCGTGGCCGCCATGAATGACGATGTCAATGTGTCTGGTGCAACCGCCGCGATCTTCACCGCCATCCGTTCCGGCAATACGTTGCTTTCACAGCTGGCTGACCGCGCCGATTCCGAAACCGCCAAGGCCGAGGTGCGTGAGGCGCTGCTCGCCGTGCGTGCCATGCTCGACACCTTGGGCCTGGACCCGCTGGCCGAACCGTGGGTGTCCGCCGGCGCTGCCGGCGGTGCCGCTGATGGCACGGCCGAGTCGCCCGAGCATGCAGCGCTGGAGGCACTGATCGCCGAACAGCTCAACGCCCGTGCCGAAGCTCGCAAGGCCAAGGATTTCGCCAAGGCCGATCAGATTCGCGACGCCCTGACCGAGGCCGGCATCGCCATCGAAGACGGCCCGCAGGGTTCCACTTGGAGTCTGAAGTAG
- a CDS encoding type 1 glutamine amidotransferase — translation MATPQVLILQHVPWERPGRILSNLEDIGLETVTMNIVDKKKPDLPDFGELAGVVIMGGPMGALDYDKYPGLKAEAKLARAAVASGKPILGVCLGHQIIATALGAQLRKGDAPEIGFAPIKRVDKHDFFSMWDKQLTVLHWHNDVVGLPAEGQLLSRSSSTKVQAFRLGSALGMQFHLEVCGSLLDEWLDEPSMVKDLKAAGGSKSQLREQFAQYDQLLQPLAEQVFSGFAARCNSYAQTLNK, via the coding sequence ATGGCCACACCACAAGTGCTCATTTTGCAACATGTCCCATGGGAACGCCCGGGACGCATATTGTCGAACCTCGAGGACATCGGTCTTGAGACGGTGACGATGAATATCGTCGACAAAAAGAAACCGGACTTGCCTGATTTCGGCGAACTGGCTGGCGTGGTAATCATGGGTGGGCCTATGGGCGCGCTTGATTACGACAAGTATCCGGGGCTGAAGGCAGAAGCCAAGTTGGCGCGTGCCGCCGTGGCTTCAGGCAAGCCGATTCTCGGTGTATGCCTGGGGCATCAGATTATCGCCACTGCGCTTGGTGCGCAGCTGCGCAAGGGCGATGCGCCGGAGATTGGGTTCGCGCCGATCAAGCGTGTGGACAAGCATGACTTCTTCTCCATGTGGGATAAGCAGCTGACAGTGCTGCACTGGCATAACGACGTGGTGGGCCTGCCCGCGGAAGGCCAGCTGCTGTCGCGTTCGTCTTCCACCAAGGTGCAGGCATTCCGACTGGGATCCGCGCTGGGCATGCAGTTCCACCTGGAAGTGTGCGGCTCGCTGCTGGACGAATGGCTGGATGAGCCGAGCATGGTCAAGGATCTCAAGGCCGCGGGTGGTTCCAAGTCCCAATTGCGCGAGCAGTTCGCCCAATACGACCAGCTACTGCAACCGCTCGCCGAGCAAGTGTTCTCCGGTTTTGCGGCCCGCTGCAACTCCTACGCTCAGACGCTGAACAAATAA